One genomic region from Candidatus Caldarchaeum subterraneum encodes:
- a CDS encoding DNA-3-methyladenine glycosylase: MSAYRLDRGFYDRDTVELAKLLLGKVLCVRRGDIVMSCRIVETEAYVKNDKANHAYKGMTRRNKSMFGPPGTLYVYIVHTHYCMNVVRGGGEAVLLRAAEPLANVVGRLDGPGRLCRALGVDRSFDGEDLCVSERVWLWDDGYRFAKIAVTRRIGVTADAHRLLRFYIAGSPHVSRKNVPVRRLLDA, encoded by the coding sequence TTGTCAGCTTATCGTCTCGACCGCGGCTTCTATGATCGGGACACCGTGGAGCTGGCGAAGCTTCTTCTGGGCAAAGTGTTGTGTGTTAGACGCGGCGACATCGTCATGAGCTGCCGCATCGTCGAGACAGAGGCATATGTGAAAAACGACAAAGCAAACCACGCCTACAAGGGAATGACGAGACGTAACAAAAGCATGTTTGGGCCGCCGGGGACGCTCTATGTCTACATAGTTCACACACATTACTGCATGAACGTGGTGCGTGGCGGAGGTGAAGCGGTTTTGTTGAGGGCCGCGGAGCCGCTTGCTAATGTTGTAGGCAGGCTTGATGGGCCGGGGAGATTGTGCAGGGCCCTCGGTGTTGATAGGTCTTTTGACGGCGAGGACCTATGTGTTTCGGAGAGGGTTTGGCTATGGGATGATGGCTACAGGTTTGCGAAAATCGCGGTAACGCGGCGTATTGGTGTGACAGCCGACGCGCATAGACTACTCCGCTTCTACATAGCTGGTTCTCCCCATGTGTCGCGAAAAAATGTTCCTGTCCGCAGGCTATTGGATGCTTAG
- a CDS encoding peroxiredoxin Q/BCP has product MLRVGDVAPGFELISHTGERINLEKLRGRYVVLFFYPKDGSPGCTRENCLLRDNFEKFEKLGAVTLGISRDSVESHKRFAEKHGFTHHLLSDPSGEVVKAYGAAGLFGITKRITYVIDPEGRVARIIQSINPSTHVAEALKTLEALSSSEASRTES; this is encoded by the coding sequence ATGCTTAGGGTCGGTGATGTTGCGCCGGGGTTTGAGCTTATCTCCCACACCGGCGAGCGGATAAACCTCGAGAAGCTGAGAGGGCGATACGTTGTCTTGTTTTTCTACCCCAAGGACGGGTCGCCGGGATGCACTCGTGAAAACTGTCTACTCCGCGACAATTTTGAGAAGTTTGAGAAGCTGGGCGCCGTTACGCTGGGGATAAGCCGCGACAGCGTCGAGAGCCACAAACGGTTCGCCGAGAAACATGGTTTCACGCATCATCTTCTAAGCGACCCATCGGGCGAAGTGGTGAAGGCCTATGGCGCCGCTGGATTGTTTGGGATAACCAAGAGAATAACCTACGTCATAGACCCTGAGGGCCGCGTTGCTAGGATAATTCAGTCAATCAACCCCTCTACACATGTTGCGGAGGCCTTGAAAACACTCGAGGCCCTCAGCTCTTCAGAAGCGTCGAGAACAGAGAGTTAA
- a CDS encoding acetylornithine deacetylase, with protein sequence MREVIESIGSGLVRVNSENPPGRESDAARYFAERAAELGLKARVIDHGEGRASALVDLIFGDGPVLVFNSHLDTVPVGPIERWSFHPFSTGVSDGYLCGRGSVDAKGVLAAMLAAVSTLRSERFVGRVVLMAVADEEVSGLGSLSLIKLLDRVDYMVVGEPTSLKICVASRGRTEVSVNFYGRPAHASKPLEGVNAVTASARACVKLAQLEKGFGKRHRYMGRSSAAVTVMRGGLKPNVIPDSSNIVIDVRTTVEKPAETLRFIKQFIKPALPRKASFEATITSHIPPYMTKLGGTLVNACQQACRAAGVKPVLAGFDAATDLNRIHKVRPVEGVIIGPGDLRLAHSFREKVAVKELVKAATIYKTLAEQILS encoded by the coding sequence TTGAGAGAGGTTATCGAGTCTATCGGCTCTGGGTTGGTCAGGGTTAACAGCGAGAATCCCCCGGGTCGTGAGTCTGATGCTGCTAGATATTTTGCGGAGAGGGCTGCGGAGCTGGGGCTGAAGGCCCGTGTAATAGACCATGGAGAGGGCAGAGCCTCGGCGCTTGTTGACCTGATTTTTGGCGATGGCCCTGTTCTGGTTTTCAACTCTCATCTCGACACCGTTCCTGTTGGACCCATAGAGCGCTGGAGTTTCCATCCCTTTTCAACCGGTGTGAGCGATGGTTATCTTTGTGGCCGTGGCTCTGTGGATGCCAAGGGCGTGTTGGCTGCGATGCTGGCCGCTGTCTCGACGCTGAGGTCTGAGCGCTTTGTGGGCCGGGTTGTTTTGATGGCTGTGGCTGATGAGGAGGTTTCGGGCCTCGGCTCATTATCGCTAATCAAGTTGCTGGACCGGGTTGATTACATGGTGGTCGGTGAGCCAACGTCGCTGAAAATATGCGTCGCGAGCAGGGGCCGGACAGAGGTCTCGGTTAACTTCTACGGCAGACCCGCACACGCCTCAAAGCCTCTTGAAGGCGTAAACGCTGTGACAGCCTCCGCAAGAGCGTGCGTAAAACTTGCACAGCTTGAGAAGGGCTTCGGGAAAAGACATAGGTATATGGGCAGGTCCTCGGCCGCGGTCACCGTCATGAGAGGTGGGCTAAAACCTAACGTCATCCCCGACTCTTCAAACATCGTCATCGACGTCAGGACAACCGTTGAAAAACCCGCAGAAACACTCCGCTTCATCAAGCAATTCATCAAACCCGCCCTGCCCAGAAAAGCATCCTTCGAAGCCACAATAACGTCTCACATCCCACCATACATGACCAAGCTCGGGGGCACGCTTGTAAACGCCTGTCAACAAGCATGCAGAGCAGCGGGTGTGAAGCCTGTTTTGGCAGGGTTCGACGCGGCAACAGACCTAAACCGAATACATAAGGTTAGGCCCGTTGAAGGCGTCATCATCGGGCCCGGCGACCTCCGTCTCGCCCACAGCTTCCGCGAAAAAGTCGCCGTGAAAGAACTAGTGAAAGCAGCAACAATCTACAAAACACTGGCGGAGCAAATTCTGTCATAG
- a CDS encoding citrate transporter, with amino-acid sequence MCDSIVPMHRMNTATYLSGLVVLGLLLGGVVLRGRFPKVPIWSVMILSASLTLLLGLVGMDEALQLIDMDVIMLLIGMFALVGMAEHSGLLDFISSYFLSKVRRTRTMLIMASLLFGLMSAFFVNDTVALMGPPIAVLIGKSLGGRYEAAILLLCLSITIGSVMTPIGNPQNILIALQSGMKSPFIEFLTRLAAPTLLSLIITPLIITKLYKIPKEDVVVPIDPWETVRSRREFYLALFGGSVTVAALIVNDVLAALGQPHITSRGLIPFVSAAALWILTDTPREILSRVDFGTILFFLGMFITVEGVWRSQVLSPLFSMMNSGNPAGPMGLLQLTIISLVMSQLISNVPFTKLAIQQLTGMGVGGHDVEVWLTLAASSTLAGGITVLGAASNVIVLEVLESRYGQTIPYLRFAKIGFIVTVVSLCIYLPFLMM; translated from the coding sequence ATGTGTGACAGTATCGTGCCCATGCATAGAATGAATACGGCGACTTATCTTTCTGGGCTTGTCGTGCTCGGGCTGCTTCTTGGAGGGGTTGTTTTGAGGGGTAGGTTTCCCAAGGTTCCCATCTGGTCCGTTATGATACTGAGTGCCTCTCTCACTCTGCTGCTCGGCCTTGTCGGGATGGATGAGGCCTTACAGCTGATAGACATGGATGTCATTATGCTGTTGATAGGGATGTTTGCGCTGGTGGGCATGGCTGAGCACTCCGGTCTCCTAGACTTCATCTCGAGCTACTTCCTCTCAAAGGTGAGGAGAACTAGAACCATGTTGATTATGGCCTCGCTGCTTTTCGGCCTCATGTCGGCCTTCTTCGTCAACGACACAGTTGCGTTAATGGGTCCACCCATAGCTGTTCTGATAGGCAAATCTCTCGGCGGCAGATACGAGGCGGCAATCCTGCTTCTTTGCCTATCTATAACAATTGGCTCCGTAATGACGCCCATAGGCAATCCGCAAAACATCCTCATCGCCCTCCAGTCCGGCATGAAGTCCCCCTTCATAGAATTCCTCACACGCTTAGCGGCGCCAACTCTGCTCTCCCTCATAATCACCCCGCTTATCATCACCAAGCTGTACAAGATTCCCAAGGAGGATGTCGTGGTTCCCATAGACCCGTGGGAGACTGTGAGGTCGAGGAGAGAGTTCTACCTCGCTTTGTTCGGGGGAAGCGTAACAGTGGCCGCGCTCATAGTCAACGATGTCCTCGCAGCGCTCGGTCAACCACATATCACTTCACGTGGGCTAATCCCCTTTGTCTCCGCCGCAGCTCTCTGGATTTTAACAGACACTCCGAGAGAGATACTCTCCCGGGTTGATTTCGGCACGATACTCTTCTTCCTTGGAATGTTCATCACGGTTGAAGGGGTCTGGCGCTCACAGGTTCTCTCACCTCTTTTCTCTATGATGAACTCAGGAAACCCTGCAGGGCCCATGGGTCTTCTGCAGCTGACTATCATCTCGCTGGTCATGAGTCAGCTGATAAGCAACGTCCCCTTCACTAAGCTAGCTATTCAGCAGCTCACGGGAATGGGGGTAGGCGGCCACGATGTTGAAGTCTGGCTGACTTTAGCGGCTTCCTCGACGCTGGCCGGCGGGATCACGGTCCTGGGAGCGGCGTCTAACGTAATAGTTCTCGAGGTTTTGGAGAGCAGATATGGTCAGACAATACCCTATCTCCGGTTCGCCAAAATCGGCTTCATCGTGACCGTTGTCTCCCTTTGCATATACCTGCCCTTCCTCATGATGTAA
- a CDS encoding nuclear ribonucleoprotein, whose protein sequence is MSSAVASKRFSDEFALIMDRVVKVVTSSGVYTGRVLAYNPNDYSLWLADAKEESGNVYSKIFLAGAGIIRIEVLETGPDMSALVERLNRLFPNLVVYHKESDTIVVMDRIRVSREGVFGEGPAAERVRKVYEEFMREQKAKPV, encoded by the coding sequence TTGAGCTCGGCTGTTGCTTCTAAACGGTTTAGCGACGAGTTTGCCCTCATCATGGATAGGGTGGTTAAGGTTGTCACATCCTCGGGTGTTTACACGGGACGTGTCCTGGCTTACAACCCCAACGACTACAGCCTCTGGCTCGCCGACGCAAAAGAGGAATCAGGCAACGTCTACTCCAAAATATTCCTAGCGGGAGCAGGCATCATAAGGATAGAGGTTCTTGAGACCGGGCCTGACATGTCTGCTCTCGTCGAGAGGCTGAACAGGCTTTTCCCCAACCTCGTCGTGTACCATAAGGAGTCTGACACCATAGTGGTCATGGATAGAATCAGGGTTTCGCGTGAAGGCGTCTTCGGCGAAGGCCCCGCCGCCGAGAGAGTCAGGAAAGTCTATGAGGAGTTCATGAGAGAGCAGAAAGCCAAGCCGGTTTAG
- a CDS encoding glutamine--scyllo-inositol transaminase — translation MAVGLQVMASLAIRGGEPVRRRPFPRWPFSDDEEVREVLEVLREGPWSAGSSKIRLFEEEFASFHHAGYGVSCTSGSVALFVSLKALGLGPGDEAIVPAYTFLATATAVIDTGATPVIVDIDPTTYNISPEAVSKAVTEKTRCIIPVHLAGCPADMDKILETAEKHGLRVLEDAAQAHGAEWRGRRVGSLGDMAGFSFYQSKNMAAGEGGIITTNIEELAELARSLVNVGRDVRRGWYEHVRYGWNFRMTAFQAAVLRAQLRRLPELNRKRTRSAEFLDESLRAIDGVEPLEKPPQVTAHSYHLYIVRVDVKKFGFSAKEEFVKALNAEGIPCNAGYRPLSSYWFIAEKSRVPMPLKNTEKACQYEAVWIPQYVLLGEREDLMDVVEAFAKLRKAAGS, via the coding sequence GTGGCTGTGGGTTTACAGGTCATGGCTTCGCTGGCTATACGTGGCGGTGAGCCTGTTAGGCGGAGGCCTTTTCCCCGCTGGCCTTTTTCCGATGATGAAGAGGTTAGGGAGGTTTTGGAGGTATTGCGTGAGGGGCCCTGGTCCGCCGGCTCATCGAAGATTAGGTTGTTTGAGGAGGAGTTTGCGTCTTTTCATCATGCGGGTTATGGTGTGTCATGCACCAGCGGCTCGGTTGCTTTGTTCGTGTCGCTTAAAGCTTTGGGCTTGGGCCCGGGCGACGAGGCCATCGTCCCCGCCTACACCTTTCTCGCAACAGCAACCGCAGTCATAGACACTGGGGCCACACCCGTCATCGTCGACATAGACCCCACAACATACAACATCTCCCCCGAAGCCGTCTCCAAAGCAGTCACCGAGAAAACCCGATGCATCATACCCGTCCACCTCGCAGGCTGTCCAGCCGACATGGACAAGATCTTGGAGACAGCTGAGAAGCATGGGTTACGGGTTTTGGAGGATGCTGCACAGGCCCATGGCGCCGAGTGGAGAGGCCGCCGCGTAGGCTCTCTCGGAGACATGGCGGGGTTTAGTTTCTACCAGAGCAAGAACATGGCCGCTGGAGAAGGGGGGATAATCACCACAAACATTGAAGAATTGGCCGAGTTGGCGCGGAGCTTGGTGAACGTTGGACGGGATGTGAGGCGCGGATGGTATGAACATGTGAGATATGGCTGGAATTTCCGGATGACCGCTTTTCAAGCAGCGGTTCTCAGGGCCCAGCTGCGGAGACTACCTGAACTCAATAGGAAGAGAACCCGGTCGGCGGAGTTTTTGGATGAGAGTCTGAGAGCGATTGATGGCGTGGAGCCGCTTGAAAAGCCGCCGCAGGTCACGGCGCATAGCTATCATCTCTACATCGTCCGGGTCGACGTCAAGAAATTCGGGTTCAGCGCAAAAGAGGAGTTTGTGAAAGCGTTGAACGCCGAGGGGATACCGTGCAACGCGGGATACAGGCCGCTGAGCAGCTACTGGTTCATCGCCGAGAAATCACGTGTCCCGATGCCTTTGAAAAACACCGAGAAAGCATGCCAGTACGAGGCTGTGTGGATTCCACAGTATGTTCTGCTGGGTGAGCGTGAAGACCTTATGGATGTTGTCGAAGCCTTCGCCAAGCTGAGAAAAGCCGCTGGGTCTTAG
- a CDS encoding histidinol dehydrogenase → MSIIHPQQILSPALQQSHKSGLSQPLHGLRFYRVNAKNVSEVAAEIVSVGKSVDHYVEAVRRVVEDVRARGDEALIEYVKKFDSPAMDLERLRVPVEKLADAYARLDDATKKALKISSENIARVCKSQLRRLFSSVRVEEGVLVVQRPSPLSSVGCYVPGGGAAYPSTVLMTVVPAKVAQVPRIAVFTPPTREGNIPTVVAAALYLTGVKEVYCAGGPHAIAAMAYGTESIKPVAKIIGPGGPYVTAAKKLVSRDVAVDMLAGPTELCVYADDVADAENVALEMCAQAEHSTDTLVGLVTTSDELVNEVLKFLKLITPRLERGEIVNEALQKNGYAVVCDKPATAAALIQALAPEHLYIVTKHEKLLQSVTNAGLISIGRYTSPALCDYVVGVNHVLPTMGQAALRGGLSILDYVKIVTEVRMLKGAAKRLGRHAALLARAEGLTAHAAAASKTID, encoded by the coding sequence TTGTCCATAATCCATCCACAACAAATATTATCCCCTGCTTTGCAGCAAAGCCATAAAAGCGGCTTATCCCAACCCCTGCATGGGTTGAGGTTCTACAGGGTCAACGCAAAAAACGTCTCTGAAGTTGCTGCCGAAATCGTTTCTGTTGGAAAATCCGTTGACCACTATGTTGAAGCGGTGCGGAGAGTTGTTGAAGATGTTAGGGCAAGGGGAGATGAGGCACTCATAGAGTATGTGAAAAAATTTGACTCACCTGCTATGGATTTGGAGAGGCTTCGTGTCCCTGTGGAGAAGCTCGCCGACGCCTATGCACGGCTTGACGATGCGACGAAAAAGGCTCTCAAAATATCTTCAGAGAACATAGCAAGGGTCTGTAAATCGCAGCTGAGGAGGTTGTTTTCCAGTGTAAGGGTTGAGGAGGGTGTTTTAGTTGTTCAGCGGCCTTCTCCGCTTTCCTCGGTTGGCTGCTATGTTCCCGGAGGCGGAGCCGCCTATCCGAGCACAGTTTTGATGACCGTTGTCCCCGCGAAGGTCGCCCAAGTCCCCCGCATAGCTGTCTTTACACCTCCCACACGAGAGGGAAACATTCCCACCGTTGTCGCCGCGGCGCTTTATCTAACGGGTGTCAAAGAAGTTTACTGCGCAGGAGGCCCACATGCGATAGCTGCTATGGCCTACGGCACCGAATCCATCAAGCCTGTGGCGAAAATAATCGGCCCCGGTGGACCCTACGTGACCGCGGCTAAGAAACTTGTCAGCCGTGATGTAGCCGTGGACATGTTGGCAGGGCCTACAGAGCTCTGCGTATATGCAGACGATGTTGCCGACGCCGAGAACGTGGCGCTGGAGATGTGCGCCCAAGCCGAGCACAGCACAGATACTCTGGTTGGCTTGGTGACGACCTCTGATGAGCTGGTGAACGAGGTGCTAAAGTTTCTGAAACTCATTACACCGAGGCTGGAGCGCGGCGAGATTGTGAACGAGGCTCTTCAGAAAAACGGCTACGCCGTAGTCTGCGACAAGCCCGCGACAGCCGCCGCCCTGATACAGGCCCTCGCTCCCGAGCATCTCTACATCGTCACCAAACACGAGAAGCTGTTACAGAGCGTCACGAACGCGGGGTTGATTTCCATCGGCCGTTACACATCACCGGCGTTATGCGACTACGTGGTGGGTGTTAACCATGTTTTGCCCACCATGGGGCAGGCGGCTTTGAGAGGAGGGTTGAGCATACTCGACTACGTGAAGATAGTGACGGAGGTGAGGATGCTGAAGGGTGCGGCGAAGCGTCTCGGCAGACACGCTGCTTTGCTGGCTCGGGCGGAGGGCTTGACGGCCCACGCAGCGGCCGCGTCCAAAACCATCGACTAA
- a CDS encoding DNA polymerase bacteriophage-type, with amino-acid sequence MDGMVCFVLDAIAEEVRACRLCPLWRGRRNAVPGEGNPRAELMFIGEGPGEEEDLQGRPFVGRSGRLLTEALEKAGIRREDVFITNVVKCRPPENREPTPEERQTCTNKYLFRQIEAVNPRLIVLLGSVAVQTLLGISSVTAVRGKAFEKMGRRFFCTYHPAAALYNPGNRETFFSDIKKARELLESLRPFDKQKTLFEV; translated from the coding sequence GTGGACGGGATGGTGTGTTTTGTGCTGGATGCTATTGCTGAGGAGGTGAGGGCTTGTCGGCTTTGTCCGCTGTGGAGAGGTAGGAGGAATGCTGTGCCCGGTGAGGGGAATCCGCGGGCGGAGCTGATGTTTATCGGCGAGGGCCCTGGCGAGGAGGAGGATTTGCAGGGTAGGCCGTTTGTGGGCCGCTCGGGCAGGTTGTTGACCGAGGCGTTGGAGAAAGCGGGTATCAGGCGTGAAGATGTTTTCATCACCAACGTGGTTAAGTGCAGGCCGCCGGAAAACCGTGAACCAACCCCTGAGGAGAGACAAACCTGCACAAACAAGTATCTCTTCAGACAGATTGAGGCGGTGAACCCGCGGTTGATTGTTTTACTGGGGTCGGTCGCTGTTCAGACACTTCTAGGAATATCTTCTGTGACAGCGGTGAGGGGAAAGGCCTTCGAGAAAATGGGCCGCAGGTTTTTCTGCACCTATCATCCAGCAGCGGCTCTCTACAACCCAGGGAACAGGGAAACCTTCTTCAGCGACATCAAGAAGGCTCGTGAACTCTTAGAGAGTCTGAGACCCTTCGATAAGCAGAAAACGCTCTTTGAAGTGTGA
- a CDS encoding CDP-diacylglycerol--glycerol-3-phosphate 3-phosphatidyltransferase: MSISRRGRGLFEKSITPIVNLLAQLHVTPNMLTAAGLILTAMATPCYYLSRADPVYFLVSGALLAAGSFLDGLDGSLARLLGSQSNFGAFLDSFTDRISDSLIVLGFLLSGTVDAVLALGMLASSMLVSYARARAEGLGVSLKDVGVGERAVRLLAAIAATFTAYINSLTLFAAAIFITVVSIITVVQRFIATAAALRR, translated from the coding sequence GTGTCTATAAGCCGACGGGGCCGAGGTCTCTTCGAGAAAAGCATAACACCGATTGTCAATCTTCTCGCCCAACTTCATGTCACTCCAAACATGCTTACAGCAGCTGGTCTCATACTTACGGCGATGGCTACACCCTGCTATTATCTATCACGGGCTGACCCTGTTTACTTCCTCGTTTCAGGTGCCTTGCTGGCAGCGGGCTCTTTCCTCGACGGGTTGGACGGCTCTTTGGCCCGTCTCCTCGGCAGCCAATCAAATTTCGGAGCATTTCTCGACTCATTCACAGACAGGATATCGGATAGCTTAATCGTGTTGGGTTTTTTGCTCTCGGGCACTGTGGACGCTGTGCTGGCTCTCGGAATGCTTGCTTCAAGCATGCTCGTGAGCTACGCGAGAGCTCGGGCCGAAGGGCTTGGAGTGAGTCTGAAAGATGTGGGGGTGGGCGAGAGAGCTGTTAGGCTGTTGGCCGCCATAGCTGCAACATTCACCGCATACATCAACTCGTTAACTCTGTTCGCCGCGGCAATTTTCATAACAGTGGTCTCGATAATAACTGTGGTTCAACGGTTTATTGCGACGGCTGCGGCGTTGAGGAGGTGA
- a CDS encoding glycine cleavage system H protein: MSETYEVPDELLYTKDHEWVLPEKKHAVVGITDYAQKKLREIIYVELPHINTRVHAREVLGTVESVKSTADVLAPVSGRVVEVNSKLLDHPEILNESPYTEGWIAKIELSDPSELEKLLDADEYRRFLEELEEEKSEEEM, translated from the coding sequence ATGTCCGAAACATACGAGGTCCCCGACGAACTTCTCTACACAAAAGACCATGAATGGGTTTTGCCCGAGAAGAAGCACGCCGTCGTGGGCATCACCGACTATGCGCAGAAGAAGCTCCGCGAAATCATCTACGTCGAGCTCCCACACATAAACACAAGAGTTCACGCCCGCGAAGTCTTGGGAACAGTTGAATCGGTCAAATCCACCGCAGATGTTCTCGCACCCGTGTCGGGACGTGTTGTGGAAGTTAACTCCAAGCTTCTCGACCATCCTGAGATACTTAACGAATCACCCTACACCGAGGGGTGGATTGCGAAGATAGAGCTCTCAGACCCCTCGGAGCTTGAAAAGCTGCTTGACGCCGACGAATACCGGAGGTTTCTCGAGGAGCTGGAGGAGGAGAAAAGCGAAGAGGAGATGTAG
- a CDS encoding methyltransferase: MGLAVKVPRSGAEEARRRLAGLGLLDRGRRIMRDGEFVYIPVTGPVDLGFEVVSASLPASEPKAPEFRASYDVVGSVAILNDMDLAVEEARRLAELIMARHRGVRTVLQKVGEVSGVERVASFRVLAGDGVTETVYRETGCVYKLDVARVFFSPRLSTERLRVAAQVGENETVLDMFAGVGPFSILIARKHPSTTIYAVEKNPAACSYLLENIKLNKVEKQVKPFCGDAAEIVPQLDKQFNRVIMNLPYQSLKYLPMALSKCLLGAVIHLYVAEEREAGESVWESIRSVYAGLRLKETRVVKEISPRMVIRVYDLVVA; the protein is encoded by the coding sequence TTGGGTTTGGCTGTCAAGGTTCCTCGGAGCGGTGCTGAGGAGGCTCGGAGGAGGCTTGCCGGCCTCGGGTTGCTGGATAGGGGCCGCCGCATCATGAGAGACGGAGAATTTGTGTACATTCCTGTGACAGGGCCTGTGGACCTCGGTTTCGAGGTTGTCTCTGCTTCGCTGCCGGCGTCCGAGCCGAAGGCTCCAGAGTTCAGGGCATCCTATGACGTGGTTGGGTCGGTTGCCATCCTGAATGACATGGATTTGGCTGTGGAGGAGGCTAGGAGGCTTGCGGAGCTGATCATGGCGAGGCATAGGGGTGTGAGGACTGTTTTGCAGAAGGTTGGTGAAGTTTCTGGCGTGGAGAGGGTGGCTTCTTTCAGGGTCTTGGCGGGCGACGGTGTTACCGAGACCGTTTACCGCGAGACAGGATGTGTCTATAAGCTGGATGTTGCGCGGGTGTTTTTCAGCCCTCGTCTCTCGACTGAGCGGCTCCGTGTCGCGGCGCAGGTTGGTGAAAATGAAACTGTGCTTGACATGTTCGCTGGAGTGGGGCCCTTCTCAATCCTGATAGCCCGTAAACATCCTTCAACAACCATTTACGCGGTTGAGAAAAACCCAGCCGCATGCAGCTATCTTCTCGAAAACATCAAGCTCAACAAGGTTGAGAAACAGGTCAAACCCTTCTGCGGCGACGCAGCTGAAATAGTTCCACAGCTGGATAAACAGTTTAACCGCGTCATCATGAATCTTCCATATCAATCCCTGAAGTATCTGCCCATGGCTCTTTCAAAATGTTTGCTAGGCGCGGTCATTCATCTCTACGTTGCGGAGGAGCGTGAGGCGGGAGAAAGTGTGTGGGAGAGCATAAGGAGCGTTTATGCTGGGTTGAGGTTGAAGGAGACAAGGGTTGTGAAGGAGATTTCTCCCCGCATGGTCATAAGGGTCTATGACCTCGTAGTGGCTTGA
- a CDS encoding sterol-binding domain protein: MVFCDRFICVGTWFSTWSGLGSDEALMQAQRLVEAAKTHPEVSRKAAGWSKVVQFKPSDGNPFYIHSTGSGLTVTEGLHPNPSATVESSHQDLVSILRGELDAVKAFFSGRIKIKGDVFAAQELNSLFSTLLKS, from the coding sequence GTGGTTTTCTGCGACAGGTTTATATGTGTTGGCACATGGTTCTCTACGTGGTCGGGTTTGGGCAGCGATGAAGCGCTTATGCAGGCGCAGCGACTGGTTGAGGCCGCGAAAACACATCCAGAGGTTTCACGCAAAGCCGCGGGCTGGAGCAAGGTTGTACAGTTCAAGCCCAGCGACGGAAACCCCTTCTACATACATTCCACGGGGTCGGGGCTAACGGTGACAGAGGGGCTGCATCCCAACCCGTCGGCGACAGTTGAGTCAAGCCACCAAGACCTCGTCTCCATACTCCGAGGAGAACTGGACGCGGTGAAGGCGTTTTTCTCGGGGAGAATAAAGATTAAGGGCGATGTTTTTGCGGCGCAGGAGCTTAACTCTCTGTTCTCGACGCTTCTGAAGAGCTGA